The following proteins are co-located in the Doryrhamphus excisus isolate RoL2022-K1 chromosome 15, RoL_Dexc_1.0, whole genome shotgun sequence genome:
- the pold1 gene encoding DNA polymerase delta catalytic subunit, which translates to MDYNKRRNGGPFPSGGTQVKRSKTAGEWEDSPSHFEEELSMFDEAEMDLEEMEGQAGHDVIPVGELFSADLNPRWRRPNAPPLEPSSDSLVFQQIDLDYYLGAAVAGMPGQRHGKVPIIRMFGVTDSGNSVCCHIHGFAPYFYVPAPNWFTPHHLSDFKRELNSAVLKDMRSNKDNISVTVLAVDITCKESMYGYHGQKSSDFLRITMAMPRLIAPAKRLLEQGLKFGSFPVNFYQSYEANIDFEIRFMVDCDVVGCCWIELPKGKYRVREERSPGEMDANHPGKVSLCQYEVDVAWTNLISHPAEGDWQKIAPLRVLSFDIECAGRKGIFPEADKDPVIQIASMVQRQGETEPFIRTVFTLQSCASIVGSQILCFTQEKQLLQSWAEFLRTVDADIITGYNIQNFDFPYLLNRAAALKVNLFPYLGRVRGIKSVLRDLNFQSKQMGRRENKVINMEGRVQFDLLQVLLRDYKLRSYTLNAVSFHFLQEQKEDVQHSIITDLQNGNEQTRRRLAVYCLKDAYLPLRLLQKLMCVINYMEMARVTGVPLTYLLSRGQQIKVVSQLLRQAAKQDLVMPVVKSQGGEDYTGATVIEPEKGYYSVPIATLDFSSLYPSIMMAHNLCYTTLLQKGAAEKLGLSPEDFIKTPTGDQFVKSSVRKGLLPEILENLLSARKRAKSELKKETDPFKKQVLDGRQLALKISANSVYGFTGAQVGKLPCLEISQSVTGFGRQMIEETKKCVESKYTISNGYQGDAKVIYGDTDSVMVKLGVATVQEAMNVGKEAAEWVSSHFIAPIKLEFEKVYYPYLLINKKRYAGLYFSSSADVHDKMDCKGIETVRRDNCPLVANLINTCLQKILIDRDPQGAVAHAKEVISDLLCNRIDISQLVITKELTRTAQEYAGKQAHVELAERMKKRDAGSAPNLGDRVPYVIVKAAKGAAAYMKSEDPIYVLENNIPIDTQYYLDQQLAKPLLRIFEPILGESKAESILLKGDHTRCKTVLTSKVGGLMAFAQKRSTCIGCKAVLKTDAAVCDFCKKKESELYQKEIFHLNTLEERFSRLWTQCQRCQGSLHEDVLCTSRDCPIFYMRKKVQKDLEDQSKLVARFGW; encoded by the exons ATGGATTATAACAAAAGGCGCAATGGCGGCCCCTTTCCGAGCGGTGGGACCCAAGTGAAACGCAGCAAGACGGCTGGTGAATGGGAGGACAGTCCCTCACACTTTGAGGAGGAACTGTCCATGTTTGATGAAGCAGAGATGGATTTAGAGGAGATGGAGGGGCAGGCCGGACATGATGTCATCCCTGTTG GTGAACTCTTTTCAGCAGATCTTAACCCTCGCTGGCGGAGGCCGAATGCGCCCCCACTGGAACCATCCTCTGATTCTTTAGTGTTTCAACAAATAGATCTGGACTATTATTTAG GAGCGGCGGTGGCCGGCATGCCTGGCCAGCGACATGGAAAAGTCCCCATCATTCGAATGTTTGGGGTGACGGACAGTGGAAACAGCGTGTGTTGTCACATTCACGGTTTTGCGCCTTACTTCTACGTCCCGGCCCCAAACT GGTTCACACCGCATCACTTGAGTGACTTCAAAAGAGAGCTGAACTCTGCGGTGTTGAAGGACATGCGCTCCAACAAAGACAACATCTCCGTCACCGTGCTGGCTGTGGACATCACGTGCAAAGAGA GTATGTACGGTTACCACGGGCAAAAGAGTTCGGATTTCTTACGGATCACCATGGCGATGCCTCGACTCATCGCCCCCGCAAAGCGACTGCTGGAGCAAGGCTTGAAGTTCGGGTCTTTTCCCGTCAATTTTTACCAATCGTACGAGGCCAACATTGATTTTGAAATCAG ATTCATGGTGGACTGTGACGTGGTCGGATGCTGCTGGATTGAGCTACCTAAAGGAAAGTACAGAGTCCGTGAGGAGAGGAGTCCCGGAGAGATGGATGCTAATCATCCGGGCAAG GTGTCCCTGTGCCAGTACGAGGTGGATGTGGCATGGACCAACTTGATCAGTCATCCTGCAGAAGGAGACTGGCAGAAGATCGCTCCTCTGCGAGTCCTCAGCTTTGACATTGAATGTGCAGGAAGAAAAG GGATCTTTCCAGAAGCAGACAAGGATCCAGTGATCCAGATAGCGTCGATGGTGCAGCGCCAGGGTGAGACGGAGCCCTTCATCCGCACAGTGTTCACGCTCCAGTCCTGTGCCAGTATTGTGGGCTCGCAGATTTTGTGCTTCACTCAGGAAAAGCAGCTACTGCAG AGCTGGGCTGAGTTCTTGAGGACGGTGGACGCCGACATCATCACCGGATACAACATCCAAAACTTTGACTTCCCCTACTTGCTCAACAGGGCGGCTGCTTTGAAG GTTAATCTGTTTCCATATTTGGGCCGAGTGAGAGGGATCAAGTCGGTGTTGCGAGACCTCAACTTCCAGAGCAAGCAGATGGGCCGCAGAGAGAACAAGGTCATCAACATGGAGGGCCGCGTTCAGTTTGATCTGCTGCAG GTTCTCCTGAGGGACTACAAACTGCGCTCATACACGCTGAACGCCGTGAGTTTCCACTTCCTGCAAGAACAGAAAGAGGACGTGCAGCACTCCATTATCACTGACCTGCAG AACGGCAACGAACAGACGCGGCGCCGCTTGGCCGTGTACTGCCTGAAAGACGCGTATCTGCCGCTGCGGCTGCTTCAGAAGCTGATGTGCGTCATCAACTACATGGAGATGGCCAGAGTGACGGGCGTGCCCCTCACCTACCTGCTGTCCAGAGGTCAGCAGATCAAGGTCGTATCACAGCTGCTGAGACAG GCCGCCAAGCAGGACCTGGTGATGCCTGTTGTGAAGTCGCAGGGAGGAGAAGATTACACTGGAGCTACTGTCATTGAGCCGGAGAAAGG CTATTACAGCGTTCCCATTGCCACCTTGGATTTTTCGTCCCTGTATCCGTCCATCATGATGGCTCACAATCTGTGCTACACCACCTTGCTGCAGAAAGGGGCGGCGGAAAAACTGGG GTTGTCACCGGAGGACTTCATCAAGACCCCCACTGGTGACCAGTTTGTGAAGAGCTCCGTGAGAAAAGGCCTCCTCCCTGAGATCCTGGAGAACCTTCTATCAGCCAGGAAGAG GGCGAAGTCTGAGTTGAAGAAGGAAACGGACCCTTTTAAGAAGCAGGTGTTGGATGGCCGACAGCTGGCCCTGAAGATCAGCGCCAACTCCGTCTACGGCTTCACGGGGGCTCAGGTGGGCAAGCTGCCGTGCCTGGAGATCTCTCAG AGTGTGACTGGTTTTGGAAGACAGATGATAGAGGAAACCAAAAAGTGTGTGGAATCCAAGTACACCATCTCCAACGGTTACCAAGGCGACGCCAAG GTGATCTACGGAGACACGGATTCCGTCATGGTAAAGCTGGGCGTGGCCACGGTGCAAGAGGCCATGAACGTGGGAAAAGAGGCGGCGGAGTGGGTGTCGTCCCATTTCATAGCGCCCATCAAACTGGAGTTTGAGAAG GTGTACTACCCGTACCTGCTGATCAACAAGAAGCGCTACGCCGGCCTCTACTTCTCCTCCAGTGCAGATGTGCATGACAAGATGGACTGTAAAGGCATTGAAACGGTCCGCAGAGACaactgccccctggtggctaaCCTGATAAACACCTGCCTCCAGAAAATCCTCATTGACAG GGATCCCCAGGGTGCCGTCGCTCACGCCAAAGAGGTCATCTCTGACCTGCTGTGCAACCGCATCGACATCAGCCAGCTGGTCATCACCAAGGAGCTGACTCGCACCGCCCAGGAGTACGCCGGCAAACAGGCGCACGTGGAGCTGGCCGAGAG GATGAAGAAGAGAGACGCTGGCAGCGCCCCCAACCTCGGAGACAGAGTTCCGTACGTCATCGTGAAGGCCGCCAAAGGAGCGGCGGCGTACATGAAGTCAGAG GACCCCATCTACGTGCTGGAAAACAACATCCCCATCGACACGCAGTACTACCTGGACCAGCAGCTAGCCAAGCCCCTGCTGAGAATATTTGAGCCAATTCTTGGCGAGAGCAAGGCAGAGAGCATCCTCCTCA AGGGCGACCACACGCGCTGCAAGACGGTGTTGACGTCCAAGGTGGGAGGTCTCATGGCGTTTGCTCAGAAGAGGAGCACCTGCATTGGCTGCAAAGCTGTGCTCAAGACAGACG CTGCTGTGTGCGATTTCTGTAAGAAGAAGGAGTCGGAACTGTACCAAAAAGAG ATTTTCCATCTAAACACTCTGGAGGAGCGTTTCTCTCGCCTGTGGACTCAATGTCAGCGCTGTCAAGGCTCCCTCCACGAGGACGTGCTCTGCACCAG CCGGGACTGCCCCATCTTCTACATGAGGAAGAAGGTTCAGAAAGACCTGGAGGATCAGAGCAAGCTGGTGGCTCGTTTCGGATGGTGA
- the aspdh gene encoding aspartate dehydrogenase domain-containing protein yields MATRSSSLRIGVVGFGHLGQFLVERIRTDGATLGLTLAFVWNRDPAKLKGLVPDELLLSDLSLFPDRQCDVIVEVCHPQVVKEFGVHFLSWCHFMVGSPSALADHDLNEKLRQAARLYGKTLYVPSGALWGGQDIQRLNDGGALKDLFIRMSKHPSCFRLTGDALGEWTEGEGRRVLLRGSVAELCPLAPNNVNTMAAAAVAAGNLGFNGVRGEIVSDTALRDYHVVEVEATGPDGFSVRTVRRNPARLGAVTGSATYDSFWNSLLVCKGHGGRVYLC; encoded by the exons ATGGCAACGAGGTCATCTTCCCTGCGGATTGGCGTTGTAGGATTCGGACATCTAG GGCAATTCCTGGTGGAAAGAATCCGTACGGATGGAGCCACGCTGGGCTTGACCCTGGCCTTCGTTTGGAACCGGGACCCTGCTAAGCTGAAAGGTCTGGTCCCGGATGAGCTGCTGCTGAGTGACCTGTCATTATTCCCAGACAG GCAATGTGACGTGATTGTAGAAGTGTGCCATCCTCAGGTGGTCAAAGAATTTGgagtccacttcctgtcttggtGTCATTTTATG GTGGGCTCCCCCTCTGCCCTCGCCGATCATGACCTGAATGAGAAACTCCGCCAGGCGGCTCGGCTGTATGGAAAAACACTCTACGTGCCCAGTGGTGCATTATGGGGCGGTCAGGACATCCAGAGGTTGAACGACGGCGGGGCCTTGAAG GATCTGTTCATAAGAATGTCCAAACATCCGTCCTGCTTCCGGCTGACGGGAGACGCCCTTGGCGAGTGGACGGAAGGCGAGGGTCGGCGGGTTTTACTCAGGGGTTCCGTAGCGGAGCTGTGCCCCCTCGCTCCCAACAACGTCAACACCATGGCGGCGGCAGCGGTGGCTGCCGGGAATCTGGGCTTCAACGGTGTCCGCGGAGAGATTGTGTCGGACACGGC GTTGAGGGACTATCATGTCGTGGAGGTGGAGGCCACGGGGCCTGATGGTTTCTCGGTGCGTACAGTGAGGAGGAACCCGGCCCGACTCGGCGCTGTGACCGGAAGTGCGACATACGACTCCTTTTGGAATAGTTTGCTGG TTTGCAAAGGTCATGGCGGTCGAGTTTACTTGTGCTGA
- the gys1 gene encoding glycogen [starch] synthase, muscle, which produces MPLARSLSVTSLSGLEEWDEEFDLEDAVLFEIAWEVANKVGGIYTVIQTKARLTAEEWGENYFLVGPYVESNVRTQVELIEPTNPVLKRTMDKMNSSGCKVYFGRWLIEGSPYVILIDVGFTAWSLDTWKSELWELCAVGVPWFDREANDAVLFGFLTAWLLGEYAAQSDGTPHIVAHFHEWLAGLGLVLCRQRQLPIATIFTTHATLLGRYLCAGNVDFYNKLSEFNVDKEAGDRQIYHRYCLERAAAHCAHVFTTVSQITAIEAEHLLKRKPDIVTPNGLNVKKFSAVHEFQNLHAQSKNRIQEFVRGHFYGHLDFNLDKCLFLFIAGRYEFSNKGADIFLESLARLNYLLRVNHSDVTVITFFIMPARTNNFNVETLKGQAVRKQLWDTAQTVKERFGKKLYESLLVGQLPDVSKMLDKEDFTIMKRAIFATQRQSQPPVCTHNMLEDSSDPILNCVRRIGLFNSSSDRVKIIFHPEFLSSTSPLLPMDYEEFVRGCHLGVFPSYYEPWGYTPAECTVMGIPSISTNLSGFGCFMEEHIADPSAYGIYILDRRFRGVDESCNQLTSFLFQFCKQSRRQRIIQRNRTERLSDLLDWRYLGRYYVSARHMALAKAFPDAYVYEPHDPTSTSGFRYPRPASVPPSPALSRHSSPHHSDAEDNDEDERYDEDLEAEKDRVNIRQPFTLPFKNKAAVVSRANGNANGNANGNANGLAREKN; this is translated from the exons ATGCCGCTGGCTCGCAGCCTGTCCGTCACGTCCCTGTCAGGGCTGGAGGAATGGGACGAGGAGTTTGATTTGGAGGACGCCGTTCTCTTTGAAATAGCCTGGGAGGTGGCAAAcaaag TCGGCGGCATCTACACCGTCATCCAGACCAAAGCCCGCCTGACGGCAGAGGAATGGGGGGAGAACTATTTCCTGGTGGGCCCCTATGTGGAGAGCAACGTGCGCACTCAGGTGGAGCTCATCGAGCCCACCAACCCGGTGCTCAAGAGAACCATGGACAAGATGAACTCCAGTGGGTGTAAG GTCTACTTTGGTCGCTGGCTCATCGAGGGCAGCCCCTACGTGATCCTGATCGATGTGGGCTTCACCGCCTGGTCTCTGGACACTTGGAAGAGCGAGCTGTGGGAGCTGTGCGCCGTCGGTGTGCCGTGGTTCGACCGCGAGGCCAACGACGCCGTGCTCTTTGGCTTCCTGACAGCCTGGCTCCTGGGAGAG TACGCGGCCCAGAGTGACGGCACGCCGCACATCGTGGCCCATTTCCACGAGTGGCTGGCCGGCCTGGGCCTGGTGTTGTGCAGGCAGAGACAGTTGCCCATAGCAACCATTTTTACCACGCATGCCACACTCCTGGGACGCTACCTTTGTGCTGGGAATGTTGACTTCTACAACAAGCTTTCAGAG TTTAATGTTGATAAGGAGGCCGGCGACAGACAGATCTACCACCGCTACTGTCTGGAGAGGGCGGCCGCTCATTGTGCCCACGTCTTCACCACCGTGTCCCAGATCACCGCCATCGAGGCGGAGCACCTGCTCAAGAGGAAGCCAG ACATCGTCACCCCCAACGGGTTAAACGTGAAGAAGTTCTCAGCGGTCCACGAGTTCCAGAACCTTCACGCCCAGAGCAAGAATCGGATTCAGGAGTTTGTCAGGGGACACTTTTACGG gCACCTTGACTTCAACCTGGACAAGTGCTTGTTCCTCTTCATTGCTGGAAGGTATGAGTTCTCCAACAAAGGAGCAGACATCTTCTTGGAGTCTCTAGCCAGACTCAACTATCTACTGAGA GTCAATCACAGCGACGTGACCGTCATTACCTTCTTCATCATGCCGGCACGGACAAACAACTTCAATGTGGAGACCTTAAAAGGCCAAGCTGTCAGGAAGCAACTTTG GGATACTGCTCAGACTGTGAAGGAACGCTTTGGAAAGAAACTTTATGAATCACTGCTGGT TGGACAGCTGCCAGACGTGTCCAAGATGCTGGACAAGGAAGACTTCACCATCATGAAGCGCGCCATCTTCGCCACGCAGAGGCAGAGCCAGCCGCCAGTCTGCACGCACAACATGCTGGAGGACAGCAGCGACCCCATCCTCAACTGCGTACGCCGCATCGGCCTTTTCAACAGCTCCTCTGACCGTGTCAAG ATTATATTTCATCCGGAGTTCCTGTCCTCCACCTCTCCTCTGCTTCCCATGGATTACGAGGAGTTCGTAAGGGGATGCCACCTGGGCGTTTTCCCCTCTTATTACGAGCCTTGGGGCTACACACCAG CCGAGTGCACGGTGATGGGGATCCCGTCCATCTCCACAAACCTATCAGGCTTTGGTTGCTTCATGGAGGAACACATAGCAGACCCCTCAGCATACG GCATTTACATCCTGGACCGGCGGTTTCGAGGCGTGGACGAGTCGTGTAACCAGCTCACTTCCTTCCTCTTCCAGTTCTGCAAGCAAAGCCGACGCCAGAGGATCATCCAGAGGAACCGCACGGAACGTCTGAGTGACCTCCTGGACTGGCGATACCTCGGCAGG TATTATGTGTCTGCACGTCACATGGCCCTGGCCAAAGCCTTCCCTGACGCCTACGTGTACGAACCTCATGACCCCACCTCA acgTCAGGTTTCCGTTACCCTCGTCCGGCCTCCGTGCCGCCGTCCCCCGCCCTCTCCCGCCACTCCTCCCCCCACCACAGCGACGCCGAGGACAACGACGAAGACGAACGCTACGACGAAGACCTGGAGGCGGAGAAGGACCGAGTGAACATTCGCCAGCCTTTCACGCTGCCGTTCAAGAACAAGGCGGCTGTCGTCTCCAGGGCCAACGGGAACGCCAACGGGAACGCCAACGGGAACGCCAACGGCCTGGCGAGGGAGAAAAACTGA